In one window of Acidimicrobiia bacterium DNA:
- a CDS encoding MBL fold metallo-hydrolase: MLIDMAIIFENSDIAVDHVVVGPLDNNVFTIFCAQSGEAILIDAADENEMLEDICKQMNVRKVITTHGHFDHIGAVAHLRNVGIDVGVHLDDAQMLPSYDFILNDEDIIEVGKLRLKLMHTPGHTPGSICIKIEGTPFLFSGDTLFPGGPGNTQLPGGDFLTIMKSIESRLMTLDFETLVLPGHGNSTTIGNEKDSIDAWSRRGW, translated from the coding sequence ATGTTAATAGATATGGCGATCATTTTCGAGAACTCCGATATAGCAGTTGATCATGTGGTAGTTGGACCACTTGATAACAATGTTTTTACGATATTTTGTGCACAATCTGGTGAGGCTATTCTTATCGATGCTGCTGATGAGAACGAGATGTTAGAAGATATATGTAAACAGATGAACGTACGTAAAGTTATTACAACGCATGGTCATTTTGATCATATTGGTGCTGTTGCACATTTACGCAATGTTGGTATAGATGTTGGAGTTCATCTAGATGATGCACAAATGTTGCCGAGTTATGATTTTATATTAAATGATGAGGATATTATTGAAGTTGGTAAATTGCGATTAAAGCTTATGCATACTCCTGGTCATACTCCTGGTTCTATTTGCATAAAAATCGAAGGAACGCCTTTTCTGTTTTCTGGCGATACTCTTTTTCCTGGAGGACCAGGCAATACACAATTGCCGGGTGGGGATTTTTTAACAATTATGAAATCAATAGAGTCGCGTTTGATGACTTTAGATTTCGAAACTCTAGTACTACCAGGTCACGGAAATTCAACAACGATTGGTAACGAAAAAGATTCTATTGATGCCTGGTCAAGACGGGGTTGGTAA